From Calothrix sp. PCC 6303, a single genomic window includes:
- a CDS encoding GumC family protein, which translates to MRFVKGSQQVLIVKILEVKNLITGRWLRYIILAGLSNTLIWGSSVQYLKVTKPSYTSEFALLLSGASSGVNVNLPGIGQATSSSVSSLGSSTYDARSNYEFIFTSDAVIKAASAIAKIPQDQFGKPRIKLIDNTTIMQFELTGKSPEDAHKKSLALYQAMVNETNTLRSGEITQRREPTEKIFLTTQQKLQEAQKQLSNYKMRYGLSFPEQVGNLSSNIEQLRRQLAETKAQEELTSKRIQELVRVLGLSPQEAADAFFLHADQVFQQNLKDYSQAASKRELLLADLTSNHPNVVNESKRQEATLAALLQRSEYILGKPITIFKLNRLALALNGSSRDALFQSLVSYNSEAQGLKAQAKALDVEINQLEKRLDTLSQRESSLDNLKRDAQIAEATFASTLTKLDLGQGDIFSAYPLIQMAVEPSLPTEPTTPKKGLVLAGAAMGSVFSTLGMCLIWIRKPWIDKLSKWLS; encoded by the coding sequence ATGAGATTTGTTAAGGGTTCGCAACAGGTGTTGATTGTCAAAATATTAGAGGTCAAAAATTTAATCACTGGTCGTTGGCTTCGCTATATTATTCTTGCAGGGTTAAGCAATACTTTGATTTGGGGATCATCAGTCCAGTATTTAAAAGTCACCAAACCAAGCTATACCAGTGAGTTTGCTCTACTTTTAAGTGGTGCTAGTTCTGGCGTTAATGTTAATTTACCAGGAATTGGTCAGGCAACATCTTCCAGCGTTTCTTCTCTCGGTAGTTCTACTTATGATGCTCGGTCTAATTATGAATTTATTTTTACTAGTGATGCAGTGATCAAAGCGGCTTCTGCGATCGCCAAAATTCCGCAAGATCAATTTGGTAAACCTCGCATCAAACTCATAGATAACACCACCATCATGCAGTTTGAACTCACTGGTAAAAGCCCAGAAGATGCACACAAGAAATCTCTAGCTTTGTATCAGGCTATGGTGAACGAAACTAATACCTTACGAAGCGGAGAAATCACTCAGCGTCGGGAACCTACAGAGAAAATCTTCCTTACCACCCAGCAAAAGCTACAGGAGGCTCAGAAACAGCTATCAAATTATAAAATGCGTTATGGTCTGAGTTTTCCTGAACAAGTAGGTAATTTATCTTCCAACATTGAGCAGTTACGCCGACAGCTAGCAGAAACTAAAGCCCAAGAAGAACTGACAAGCAAACGTATACAAGAGCTTGTCAGAGTTCTCGGACTATCTCCCCAGGAAGCTGCCGATGCTTTTTTTCTCCATGCAGATCAAGTCTTTCAACAAAATCTCAAAGATTATAGTCAAGCTGCATCAAAGCGGGAACTTTTACTGGCTGATTTGACCTCTAATCATCCCAATGTGGTGAATGAAAGCAAACGACAGGAAGCAACTCTAGCAGCTCTACTGCAACGCAGTGAGTATATATTAGGTAAACCAATAACTATATTTAAACTTAATCGTTTAGCTCTGGCTTTAAATGGGTCAAGCCGGGATGCATTATTCCAGAGTTTGGTATCTTACAACTCAGAGGCACAAGGACTAAAAGCTCAGGCAAAAGCACTAGATGTAGAAATTAATCAGTTAGAGAAGCGCTTAGATACCCTCTCTCAACGAGAATCTAGCCTGGACAACTTGAAGCGCGACGCACAAATAGCCGAAGCAACCTTTGCCTCTACCCTCACCAAATTAGATTTAGGACAAGGAGATATTTTTTCAGCTTACCCCTTGATACAGATGGCTGTAGAGCCTAGTTTACCAACTGAACCGACAACTCCCAAGAAAGGCTTAGTGCTGGCTGGAGCTGCAATGGGTTCTGTATTTTCTACTCTTGGTATGTGCTTGATCTGGATTCGTAAACCCTGGATAGATAAATTATCCAAGTGGCTTTCCTGA